One Prunus dulcis chromosome 7, ALMONDv2, whole genome shotgun sequence DNA segment encodes these proteins:
- the LOC117635662 gene encoding probable methyltransferase PMT7 — MGGGNVVCSAFKFQSGQMIVVALLLMVGCFYAGTLFGNNAPIYASQLSISSSSSPGTSTFTNKVALTYRKTPLLIPETGMDVCPLTYNEYIPCHDVSYVKTLLPNLDTSRKEELERHCPPIEKRLFCLVPPSRDYKIPIRWPTSRDYVWRSNVNHTHLAEVKGGQNWVHEKDQLWWFPGGGTHFKHGAAEYIQRLGDMITNGTGDLCSAGVTQVLDVGCGVASFSAFLLPLGIQTMSFAPKDGHENQIQFALERGIGAMISAIATKQMPYPTGSFQMVHCSRCRVDWHENDGILLKEMNRLLRYNGYFVYSAPPAYKTTKNYPLIWEKLMNLTSAMCWKLIARKVQTAVWIKQDDLSCLQHNSEKKLINLCDAVDDSKSSWSTPLKNCIQVRGAQTDSPKLSSRSERLSIYTESLSRIGVTQEEFTSETIFWQDQVRHYWRLLNVSKTEIRNVMDMNAFCGGFAVALNASPTWVMNIVPSSMKNTLSAIYNRGLIGAFHDWCEPFSTYPRTYDLLHANHLFPHYKNRGEGCLLEDILLEMDRIIRPQGFIVIRDDETITSRIQDLAPKFLWEVESHLLENKEKKTETVLICRKKFWAIV, encoded by the exons ATGGGGGGTGGGAATGTGGTGTGTTCAGCGTTTAAATTCCAATCGGGGCAGATGATAGTGGTGGCTCTGCTATTGATGGTCGGGTGCTTCTATGCCGGAACTCTCTTTGGAAATAATGCTCCAATTTATGCATCTCAACTTAGCATCAgttcttcttcatctcctg GTACTTCGACATTTACAAATAAAGTTGCTCTTACTTACAGAAAAACACCACTTTTGATCCCAGAGACTGGTATGGATGTATGCCCATTGACTTATAATGAGTATATCCCTTGCCACGATGTTTCTTATGTAAAAACTTTGCTTCCAAACTTGGACACTAGTAGAAAAGAAGAACTGGAGAGGCACTGCCCTCCAATTGAAAAGCGCTTGTTCTGCTTGGTTCCTCCATCAAGAGATTATAAGATACCAATAAGATGGCCTACCAGCAGGGACTATGTGTGGCGAAGCAATGTGAATCATACACATCTTGCTGAAGTCAAAGGAGGACAAAATTGGGTGCATGAAAAGGATCAACTCTGGTGGTTCCCTGGTGGTGGTACGCATTTTAAACATGGCGCAGCTGAGTACATTCAAAG ATTGGGAGATATGATTACAAATGGAACAGGTGATCTATGTTCTGCAGGGGTCACTCAAGTTTTGGATGTCGGTTGTGGGGTTGCCAGCTTTTctgcttttcttcttcccttgGGTATACAAACAATGTCCTTTGCTCCAAAGGATGGCCATgagaatcaaattcaatttgcTCTAGAGCGAGGCATTGGTGCAATGATTTCTGCTAtagcaacaaaacaaatgcCATATCCCACTGGCTCTTTTCAGATGGTTCATTGTTCTCGGTGTCGAGTTGATTGGCatgaaaatg ATGGCATTTTACTAAAAGAAATGAATCGCCTTTTGCGATATAATGGATACTTTGTCTATTCAGCTCCACCTGCTTATAAAACGACTAAAAACTATCCATTAATTTGGGAGAAGCTAATGAATCTGACTTCAGCAATGTGCTGGAAACTCATTGCTCGTAAAGTTCAGACTGCAGTCTGGATTAAACAAGATGATCTGTCATGCCTCCAGCACAACTCTGAAAAGAAGCTTATAAATTTATGTGATGCTGTGGATGATTCCAAGTCATCATGGAGTACACCACTGAAGAATTGTATACAAGTAAGGGGTGCACAAACAGATTCTCCAAAACTCTCTTCTAGATCTGAGCGCCTTTCGATATACACTGAGAGTCTTAGCAGAATAG GTGTTACTCAAGAGGAATTTACTTCAGAGACCATCTTTTGGCAAGATCAAGTTCGACATTACTGGAGGTTGCTGAATGTCAGTAAGACAGAAATCCGAAATGTCATGGACATGAATGCTTTTTGTGGTGGATTTGCTGTGGCCTTAAATGCTTCGCCTACGTGGGTGATGAATATAGTTCCTTCAAGCATGAAGAATACCTTGTCTGCCATTTATAATCGTGGTCTGATTGGTGCTTTCCATGATTG GTGCGAACCATTTTCCACTTATCCACGCACCTATGATCTGTTACATGCCAACCATCTCTTCCCCCATTACAAGAACCGCGGAGAAGGTTGCTTATTGGAGGATATCCTTTTGGAGATGGACAGGATAATAAGACCCCAG GGATTTATTGTCATTAGAGACGATGAAACCATTACATCAAGGATCCAGGATCTTGCTCCAAAATTTTTGTGGGAGGTTGAATCACATTTGCtggaaaacaaagagaagaagacAGAAACTGTGTTAATTTGTAGGAAGAAGTTTTGGGCAATCGTCTGA
- the LOC117635290 gene encoding pentatricopeptide repeat-containing protein At4g19191, mitochondrial-like, whose product LPRIAHFYCKSLSLAFKISSHFHVFQRLHFFSPTSKLPLLFHTHHLKHPYHHLAPSLSIYSSFSSGSVLHSCKDLQTLRQVHARILVSTGFKPPSLLSKLITLYSRFNGVESAALVFRSIQEPNTMLWNLIIKSHVDSGLLGSALLLYKKMLELGVSHDCFTFPIVNRAVLLVGSDATYSGMVHCVAIQMGFGMDVYVGNTMIDAYVKCGRLDYARKLFDEMRQRDLVTWTSMISGYVSEGNVACGFSLFSEMRRELEPNAVTMLVMLQGCCDIEISVYGEPLHGYGIKSGLLNDGSVQNSIFRMYAKLGTVDQVEDFFGELDGRDVVSWNIRISFYSWRRDVVKVRDLFHEMQGEVAPSSETLTLVISAVTKHGILSQGESLHCLATKSGLCDDVLQTSLLDFYAKCGELGNSDKLFREIPHRNSITWGTMMLGFIQNGYFNEAVGLFGRMQAEGVEPGAEILRSLVDAFANIGALKLGKGIHGCIIRKSFCEAKKCNTHLETSLINMYIRCGSISTARVCFSRMLIRDIVAWTSMIEGYGSHGLGLEALKLFDLMIREGTKPNSVTLLSLLSACSHSGLVTEGCEAFCSMKWKFGIEPDLDHYTSIVDLLGRSGKLKEALVVIMKMVIFPDSRIWGALLSGSRIYGRRDVGEFAAQRLLELEPDNVGYYTLLSNAQASVGEWDEVEEIRRVMKERDLKKKPGWSCIEAEEGRIYGFVSGDRSHHQMEAIYEVLEYLSRMAQGFI is encoded by the coding sequence CTCCCAAGAATTGCACACTTTTATTGCAAGTCCTTGTCCTTAGCTTTCAAGATTTCATCCCATTTCCATGTTTTTCAACGTCTCCACTTCTTCTCTCCAACCTCAAAACTTCCTCTTCTATTTCACACCCATCACCTGAAACATCCCTATCACCACCTCGCACcttctctttcaatttattcttctttttcttcaggTTCGGTGCTGCATTCATGCAAGGACCTTCAGACCCTGAGACAAGTCCATGCTCGTATCCTAGTCTCAACTGGGTTCAAACCCCCTTCCCTTCTTTCAAAGTTGATCACTTTGTATTCTCGGTTCAATGGTGTCGAGAGCGCTGCTTTGGTTTTCAGATCAATCCAAGAACCAAATACCATGTTGTGGAACTTGATCATAAAGTCTCATGTCGACTCGGGTCTGCTTGGTTCGGCTCTGTTGCTGTACAAAAAGATGCTTGAATTGGGTGTTTCACATGATTGCTTCACGTTTCCGATTGTAAACAGGGCGGTTTTGTTGGTTGGGAGTGATGCTACATATTCAGGAATGGTTCATTGTGTGGCAATTCAGATGGGTTTTGGAATGGATGTATATGTTGGCAATACAATGATTGATGCGTATGTGAAATGCGGAAGACTTGATTATGCTCGTAAGCTGTTTGATGAGATGCGTCAGAGAGATTTGGTTACTTGGACATCGATGATTTCCGGGTATGTTTCTGAAGGAAACGTTGCCTGTGGGTTTAGTTTGTTCAGTGAAATGAGGAGGGAGTTGGAACCAAATGCCGTGACAATGCTGGTCATGTTGCAAGGCTGTTGTGACATTGAAATTTCAGTTTATGGGGAACCACTTCATGGTTATGGGATTAAGAGTGGTTTACTAAATGATGGGTCTGTACAGAACTCAATTTTCAGAATGTATGCTAAATTAGGTACCGTTGACCAAGTCGAAGATTTTTTCGGCGAACTTGATGGAAGGGATGTTGTTTCCTGGAATATTCgtatttccttttattcttGGAGACGGGATGTTGTAAAGGTAAGAGACTTGTTTCATGAAATGCAGGGTGAAGTAGCACCCAGCAGTGAGACATTGACGTTGGTTATATCAGCAGTAACCAAACATGGGATTCTTTCCCAAGGTGAAAGCTTGCATTGCTTGGCAACAAAAAGTGGGCTTTGCGACGACGTCTTGCAAACATCTTTGTTGGACTTCTATGCCAAGTGCGGGGAATTGGGAAACTCAGATAAACTGTTTAGAGAAATCCCTCATAGAAACAGCATTACTTGGGGTACAATGATGTTGGGCTTTATTCAAAATGGTTATTTCAATGAGGCTGTTGGGTTGTTCGGCCGAATGCAAGCTGAAGGTGTTGAACCCGGGGCTGAGATACTAAGAAGCCTAGTTGATGCATTTGCAAACATAGGGGCTCTCAAGTTAGGAAAAGGAATTCATGGTTGCATAATAAGGAAATCTTTTTGTGAAGCTAAGAAGTGCAATACTCATCTTGAAACCTCCCTAATAAACATGTACATAAGATGCGGTAGCATATCTACGGCTAGAGTCTGTTTTAGTAGAATGTTGATCAGAGATATAGTGGCATGGACATCAATGATCGAGGGGTATGGGAGCCATGGACTTGGTTTGGAAGCCTTGAAACTGTTTGATCTAATGATAAGAGAAGGAACAAAACCAAATAGTGTCACCTTATTAAGCTTATTATCTGCTTGTAGCCACTCCGGCCTTGTGACCGAAGGTTGTGAAGCTTTCTGCTCCATGAAATGGAAGTTTGGTATTGAACCTGACCTAGACCATTACACAAGCATTGTTGATCTCTTGGGTCGATCCGGGAAGCTCAAAGAGGCCTTAGTGGTCATTATGAAAATGGTTATTTTTCCAGACAGTAGGATTTGGGGTGCTCTTCTTTCAGGGTCTAGAATTTACGGTCGTAGAGATGTGGGGGAATTTGCAGCTCAGAGGCTGTTGGAACTAGAACCTGATAATGTCGGGTATTATACTCTATTGAGTAATGCACAAGCTAGTGTTGGAGAGTGGGATGAAGTAGAAGAGATAAGGAGAGTTATGAAGGAGAGGGATCTAAAGAAGAAGCCGGGGTGGAGCTGCATTGAGGCTGAAGAAGGAAGGATTTATGGGTTTGTTTCTGGGGATAGATCACACCATCAAATGGAAGCAATTTATGAAGTGTTGGAATATTTAAGTAGGATGGCACAGGGATTTatctga